The following are encoded together in the Astyanax mexicanus isolate ESR-SI-001 chromosome 8, AstMex3_surface, whole genome shotgun sequence genome:
- the LOC107196829 gene encoding zinc finger protein 28 translates to MEIPEDQVQPAVKLKKPRVRTEESWQAKRERDRVLAKTRINIGSAFEQWRELRELKSFRSDTELAIFLLHSISKEKPMAETYYTTPRTDWTSSDESTSSVSESRNNATGIENNSQSSRNGEGAHQQDRAASDVQRKPSCRDEEECSDLSESSYVILNKEVLVTMMFCCLECSGECMVRGKGKGGNLLLRQDCLICRNYRVWTSRPAQIIKEEVADLPVTRADSDAEEDLSTAWRSHGDNSTLEQEDRLDLNAVLEEAHAVQENTQAVPEETQATGSNTGVAVKKEKEDDGEREVESLLMETYEDQVSLSPVQEKSNIESEDFNVTSVTNDSTEPAQTSVTAQKEDSKKILGKGEQGQSENEPKTSDSSSYESTDSSDEERCDKDFTRKRQKIFQNTVKPIYWCVDCGAVAHMQCTVRRHHKIFGCPACGVEDSAEGSKFKGFSVHFSDKESFHKHAMEVHNAVEIPHERTACPDCNKTFRVLQGHVCEYKIKPFFCHLCHKRFATEVGQKVHYRRLHKDYTHLCKFCMAVFDSRASKLDHEQDHSEDELPFLCPDCPEQFKDYITRNEHLKSHRGQKTYPCHKCDRILTSLNGYERHVLTHSGEKPYTCEVCERSFSQAGHLKSHMRLHTGERPFMCEQCGECFNHNVSLKNHLMRRHCNDSAPVSGDESKAKGRPTRKAGRKKRARKSFSSFAAAGELDVELDEEMDYWEESQESDDDGEEKKRRCQRKKWKEETE, encoded by the exons TATTTCAAAAGAAAAACCCATGGCAGAAACATACTACACTACACCCAGAACAGATTGGACTTCATCAGATGAGTCTACGAGTTCAGTGTCGGAGAG cAGGAATAATGCCACAGGCATTGAGAACAACAGCCAGTCTTCAAGAAATGGTGAAGGCGCTCATCAGCAGGACAGAGCAGCATCAGATGTGCAAAGGAAGCCGTCCTGTCGAGATGAAGAAGAATGCTCTGATTTATCTGA GAGCAGTTATGTAATATTAAATAAGGAGGTTCTGGTGACGATGATGTTCTGCTGTTTGGAGTGCTCCGGCGAGTGCATGGTTCGAGGGAAAGGAAAAGGAGGGAATCTCCTACTGAGACAGGACTGTCTGATCTGCCGTAATTACAGAGTTTGGACCTCCCGGCCTGCTCAAATCATAAAGGAAGAG GTAGCAGATTTGCCTGTAACAAGAGCTGATAGTGATGCAGAGGAAGACTTGAGCACAGCGTGGAGAAGTCATGGTGACAATTCTACTTTAGAGCAGGAGGACAGACTGGACTTAAATGCTGTTCTAGAAGAAGCCCACGCTGTTCAGGAAAACACACAGGCTGTTCCAGAAGAAACGCAGGCCACAGGTAGCAACACTGGTGttgcagtaaaaaaagaaaaggaagatgaTGGTGAGAGGGAGGTGGAGAGTCTCTTGATGGAGACGTATGAGGATCAAGTTTCGCTTTCTCCAGTCCAAGAGAAGTCCAACATCGAAAGCGAAGACTTTAACGTGACTTCAGTAACAAATGACTCAACTGAGCCTGCTCAAACATCAGTGACTGCTCAGAAAGAAGATTCCAAGAAGATCCTTGGAAAAGGAGAGCAGGGACAATCAGAAAACGAACCAAAAACAAGCGATTCTAGTTCGTATGAATCTACGGACAGCTCAGATGAAGAACGCTGCGATAAAGACTTTACCCGTAAGCGTCAGAAGATCTTTCAGAACACTGTTAAACCAATATATTGGTGTGTAGACTGCGGGGCAGTTGCGCACATGCAGTGCACAGTCCGGAGACACCATAAGATCTTTGGCTGCCCAGCCTGTGGTGTCGAGGACAGTGCTGAGGGCAGCAAGTTTAAAGGcttttcagttcatttcagtGATAAAGAGAGTTTTCATAAGCATGCTATGGAAGTGCACAATGCGGTAGAAATCCCTCACGAACGCACAGCTTGCCCAGACTGTAATAAAACCTTCAGGGTTCTTCAGGGCCACGTATGCGAGTACAAAATCAAACCGTTCTTCTGCCATTTATGTCACAAGCGATTCGCCACAGAGGTCGGACAGAAGGTGCATTACCGCAGGCTGCATAAAGACTACACCCACCTCTGCAAGTTCTGCATGGCGGTATTCGATTCGAGAGCGTCCAAACTCGACCACGAACAGGACCACAGCGAAGACGAGCTGCCCTTCCTCTGCCCAGACTGTCCTGAACAGTTTAAAGACTACATCACGCGTAACGAACACCTGAAAAGCCACAGAGGTCAGAAGACTTACCCCTGCCACAAATGTGATCGAATACTTACCTCTCTAAACGGATACGAGAGGCATGTGCTCACCCACTCAGGAGAGAAGCCTTACACCTGCGAGGTGTGTGAACGTTCCTTCAGCCAGGCCGGACACCTGAAGTCTCACATGCGTCtccacacaggagagagaccCTTCATGTGTGAGCAGTGTGGAGAGTGCTTCAACCACAATGTCAGCCTGAAGAACCACCTCATGAGGCGGCACTGCAACGATTCCGCTCCTGTCTCAGGGGACGAGAGCAAAGCAAAAGGTAGACCCACAAGAAAAGCAGGCAGAAAAAAGCGAGCAAGGAAGAGCTTCTCCAGTTTTGCTGCTGCTGGGGAGCTGGATGTGGAGTTAGATGAGGAAATGGACTATTGGGAGGAGAGCCAAGAGTCAGACGACGATggggaagagaagaaaagaagatgCCAGAGGAAGAAATGGAAAGAGGAGACGGAATGA